Proteins encoded in a region of the Zea mays cultivar B73 chromosome 2, Zm-B73-REFERENCE-NAM-5.0, whole genome shotgun sequence genome:
- the LOC100192731 gene encoding uncharacterized protein LOC100192731 produces the protein MDVNEDACTMRWPWASGGAPLEHLAEALEGVELLQLELAVDAADEDVGDVVDLVLEAELGGVAVAGLPRPGVAHDVDDRARRVDQLVVLVGEQRVGEVVVAVLLLLLLRRRLRLVGAQLRGEAVAGGLVEHDGLIPAAAAAAVFVAAVALLLAGAVVCCFLLLPHDGVDLVVDGGDEQLLVAEDAEDEEARLEGAGLDAHRRGLGLDYRHDGRHHLLQEPRRLALHLSCYTLASLACSCSM, from the coding sequence ATGGATGTGAATGAAGATGCATGCACGATGCGGTGGCCATGGGCGTCAGGCGGTGCTCCTCTCGAGCATCTCGCAGAAGCGCTTGAAGGAGTCGAGCTTCTGCAGCTTGAGCTGGCGGTGGATGCGGCGGATGAAGACGTCGGCGACGTGGTCGATCTCGtcctcgaggctgaactcggcgGCGTTGCCGTCGCCGGCCTCCCGCGCCCTGGCGTCGCGCATGACGTCGATGACCGAGCCCGGCGCGTTGACCAGCTCGTCGTCCTCGTCGGCGAACAGCGAGTGGGTGAGGTAGTCGTCgctgtcctcctcctcctcctcctgcggcggcgGCTCCGCCTCGTGGGCGCCCAGCTCCGCGGAGAAGCTGTAGCTGGGGGGCTTGTAGAGCACGATGGCCTTattcctgccgccgccgccgccgccgtcttcGTCGCTGCTGTCGCGCTGCTGCTTGCCGGCGCCGTTGTCTGCTGCTTCCTGCTGCTGCCCCATGATGGCGTGGATCTTGTGGTTGATGGCGGTGACGAGCAGCTTCTTGTTGCGGAGGATGCCGAAGATGAGGAGGCGCGTCTTGAGGGCGCTGGTCTTGACGCGCACCGCCGTGGACTTGGCCTTGACTACCGCCACGATGGTCGACACCATCTGCTTCAGGAACCTCGACGCCTTGCCCTTCATCTTAGTTGTTACACACTTGCCTCGCTAGCTTGCAGCTGCAGTATGTAG